One Stigmatopora argus isolate UIUO_Sarg chromosome 12, RoL_Sarg_1.0, whole genome shotgun sequence genomic window carries:
- the m1ap gene encoding meiosis 1 arrest protein, whose product MDESSVFGSPNARFLRQPARLLIVEAVPPWWSETSTVICDALDNFLTLAASLNGPRRLPLFSLYSITSQAERLLPFQSVGSGNLSSLRACVDNLRSIPGQGVTPEPAGVGDSIRDVVLAGLGRLADDVRFGRTDVSSVQVTVLTGRPGRGIVRLLGDVLNGETPTPSASFVVVQLYTWARWSEYELPAEDPETAESRVPVDLKQVESNVFAVEAVFKQWLQDYGRDVEHVQLLLRESPSPVAIKCDVQECLIGPGLLPLRNPESTENPWNRESVSQAPQMLRAVKTVLASGTCRSLSHGSSLTVHPTTNGRQDWEEFEVNQSRFQALNRALEHSEQVLLLRLEITPGQGGPPLSSFYVLQPSPSLAMLLSPLTCGELFLPVTLPVPDRDPPGEVVELIDGCLSELDRDHVLNPSSLSGNVYRYLRSSVQRPQNPTESRASAEIYQKLPLGGQKLASKLSRKSTSLSKAQPVPLRPVQSGSGSSDPTFGHSGPPSQAQPTRGGAAGRRRRLGPKYGRGCWMGGEVQ is encoded by the coding sequence ATGGACGAGAGTAGCGTTTTTGGTTCGCCCAACGCTAGATTTCTACGTCAACCGGCCCGGCTGTTGATTGTGGAAGCGGTGCCGCCTTGGTGGTCCGAGACCAGCACAGTAATCTGCGACGCGCTCGATAACTTCCTGACCCTGGCCGCAAGTTTGAACGGCCCCCGCCGGCTTCCACTTTTCAGCTTGTATTCCATCACCAGCCAGGCCGAACGTCTTCTCCCGTTTCAGAGCGTCGGTTCGGGCAACCTGTCCAGTTTGCGAGCCTGCGTGGATAATCTTCGTTCCATTCCGGGTCAAGGGGTCACCCCGGAACCGGCCGGCGTAGGCGACTCCATACGAGACGTGGTGCTCGCCGGACTGGGGCGGCTCGCCGACGACGTGAGATTCGGTCGGACCGACGTCTCGTCCGTCCAGGTGACCGTGTTGACCGGCCGTCCGGGACGAGGCATCGTTCGCCTTTTGGGGGACGTACTGAACGGTGAGACCCCGACGCCGTCCGCCAGTTTTGTGGTGGTGCAGTTGTACACTTGGGCACGCTGGAGCGAGTACGAACTCCCAGCCGAAGATCCAGAAACGGCGGAAAGTCGGGTTCCGGTGGACCTGAAGCAGGTCGAAAGCAACGTCTTTGCCGTGGAAGCAGTCTTCAAGCAATGGCTTCAGGACTACGGAAGAGACGTGGAACATGTTCAGCTTCTCTTGCGGGAGAGTCCAAGTCCCGTGGCCATCAAGTGTGACGTTCAGGAGTGCCTCATCGGTCCCGGTCTTCTCCCTTTGAGAAATCCGGAGTCGACGGAGAATCCGTGGAACCGCGAGTCCGTCTCGCAGGCGCCGCAGATGTTGAGAGCCGTCAAGACGGTCCTCGCTAGCGGAACCTGTCGTAGCTTGTCGCACGGGTCTTCTCTGACCGTCCACCCGACCACCAACGGTCGGCAAGACTGGGAGGAGTTTGAGGTCAACCAAAGCAGATTTCAGGCGCTCAACCGAGCGTTGGAGCACAGTGAACAGGTTCTGCTGTTGCGGTTAGAAATCACTCCCGGCCAAGGTGGTCCTCCTTTGTCTTCATTCTATGTCCTCCAACCGAGCCCATCCCTCGCCATGCTCCTGAGTCCGCTCACTTGCGGGGAGTTGTTTCTACCCGTCACGTTGCCCGTCCCCGATCGGGATCCTCCGGGGGAAGTCGTGGAACTGATCGACGGTTGCTTGAGTGAACTGGACCGAGATCACGTGTTGAACCCCAGCTCCCTGAGCGGCAACGTCTACCGATATTTGAGGTCCTCGGTCCAGAGGCCGCAAAACCCAACAGAGTCTCGCGCTTCTGCTGAAATATACCAAAAACTACCACTAGGAGGACAAAAGCTAGCCAGCAAGTTATCCAGAAAGTCCACCTCACTGTCTAAAGCTCAACCCGTCCCGTTGCGTCCGGTCCAGAGCGGTTCGGGGTCCTCGGATCCGACTTTCGGCCACTCGGGCCCGCCTTCTCAAGCCCAACCGACGAGAGGGGGTGCCGCAGGTAGGAGAAGGAGATTGGGCCCCAAGTATGGACGTGGATGCTGGATGGGAGGGGAAGTCCAATAG